In Macaca nemestrina isolate mMacNem1 chromosome 14, mMacNem.hap1, whole genome shotgun sequence, the sequence gctggagcacaatggtgtgacctcagctcactgcaacctcctgagttcaagcaattctcctgccttagtctcctgaatagctgggattacagacacccaccgccatgcctggttaatttctgtatttttagtagagagggggtttcaccatgttggccaggcgggtcttgaacacctgacctcaggtgatctacccgcctcggcctccctaagtgctgggattacaggcatgagccactgcccccagcccgtaatttttaatttttaaaggaaaggtaTCAAAAGAAAGAACCCGGCAGTTGTTGGTGATCACAGCCCTCTAAAAGGATATGATTAATGAGTAGGAACTGTGGCCAGCCAAAGTGTGACCCAAGTATCATGAAGAGAGGGGTTCTTAAGAAACCTAGTTGCTTACTctaaaaaagttttttgtagGCTACtttgcctatggagtagccattcttttattcctctactttcttaataaacttgctttcacttaaaaaaaagtttcttgtAATAAaatgtagagacggggtcttgccatgttgttcagtctggtctcaaactcttcggctcaagccattctcctccctctgcctcccaaagtgctgagattacaggtgtgtgccaccactcctggctagcTGCTTACTTTGGAATTGGTTTCAGGTTTATAGGACTAACTGaggcttgtttgtttttcactgcagcctcaaactcctggattcaacagatcctcccacctcaacctctcaaagtgctgggattacaggcatgagccgtggCTCCTGGCCTAAAGATGTATtagctctatttttttaaaatttatttttattattatactttaagctctagggtacgtgtgcacaacatgcaggtttgttacatatgtatacatgtgccatgttggtgtgctgcacccattaaatcatcatttacattaggtatatctcctaatgctatccctcccccctccccgctcctcacaataggccctggtgtgtgatgttcccctttttgtgtccaagtgatctcattgttcagttcccacctatgagtgagaacatgcagtgtttggttttctgttcttgtgatagtttgctgagaatgatggtttccagctgcatccatgtccctacaaaggacacgaattcatccttttttatggctgcatggtattccatggtgtatatgtgccacattttcttaatccagtctgtcactgatggacatttgggttgattccaagtctttgctattgtgaatagtgctgcaataaacatacgtgtgcatgtgtctttatagcagcatgatttataatcctttgagcatatacctagtaatggaatggctgggtcaagtggtatttctagttctagatccttgaggaatcgccacactgttttccccaatggttgaactaatttacagtcccaccaacagtgtaaaagtgttcctatttctccacatcctctccagcacctgttgtttcctgattttttaatgattgccattctaactggtgtgagatggtatctcattgtggtttcgatttgcatttctctgatggcgagtgatgatgagcattttttcatgtgtctgttggctgtatgaatgtcttcttttgagaagtgtctgttcatatcctttgcccactttttgatggggttgtttgttttcttcttgtaaagttgtttgttttcttcttgtaaagttgtttgggttctttgtaggttctgggtattagccctttgtcaaatgagtagattgcaaaatttttctcccattctgtaggttgcctgttcactctgattgtagtttcttttgctgtgcagaagctctttagtttaattagatcccatttgtcaattttggcttttgttgccattgcttttggtgttttagacatgaagtccttgcccatgcctatgtcctgaatggtattacctaggttttcttctagggttttttatggttttaggtctaacatttaagtctgtaatccatcttgaattaattttcatataaggagtaaggaaaggatccagttttaactttctacttatggctagccaattttcccagcaccatttattacatagggaatcctttccccattttcttgtttttgtcaggtttgtcaaagatcagatggctgtagatgtgtggtattatttctgagggctgttccattggtctatatctctgttttggtaccagtaccatgctgttttggttactgtagccttatagtatagtttgaagtcaggtagcatgatgcctccagctttgttcttttggcttaggattgtcttggcaatgcgggctctttttcagttccatatgaactttaaagcagttttttccaattctgtgaagaaagacattggtagcttaatggggatggcattgaatctataaattaccttgggcagtatggccattttcacaatattgattcttcctatccatgagcatggtatgttcttccatttgtttgtgtcctcttttatttcactgagcagtggtttgtagttctccttgaagaggtcctttacatcccttgtaagttggattcctaggtattttattctctttgaagctattgtgaataggagttcattcatgatttgtctctctgtttgtctgttactggtgtgtaagaatgcttgtgatttttgcacattgattttgtatcctgagactttgctgaaattgcttatcagcttaaggagattttgggctgagatgatggggttttctaaatatacaatcatgttatctgcaaacagggacaatttgacttcttcttttcctaactgaataccctttatttctttctcttgcctgattgccctagccagaacttccaatactatcttgaataggagtggtgagagagggcatccctgtcttgtgccagttttcaaagggaatgcttccagtttttgcccattcagtatgatatcggctgtgagtttgtcataaatagctcctattattttgagatacgttccatcaataccgaatttattgaacatttttagcatgaagggctgttgaattttgtcaaaggccttttctacatctattgagacaatcatgtggtttttgtctttggttctgtttatatgctggattatgtttattgatttacctatgttgaaccagccttgcatcccagggatgaagcccacttgatcatggtggataagttttttgatgtgctgctggattcggtttgccagtatgttattgaggatttttgcatcaatgttcatcagggatattggtctaaaattctctttttttattatgtctctgccagtctttggtattaggatgatgttgacctcatgaaatgagttagggaggattcccttcttttctattgattggaatagtttcagaaggaatggtaccagctcctccttgtacttctggtagaattcagctgtgaatccgtctggtcctggacttcttttggttggtaggctattaattattgcctcaatttcggagcctgctattggtctattcagggattcaacttcttcctggtttagtcttgggagagtgtaagcatccaggaaattatccatttcttctaggttttctagtttatttgcatagaggtgtttatagtatgctctgatggtagtttgtatttctgtggggtcggtggtgatatcccctttatcatttttttattgcctctacttgattcttctctcttttcttctttattagtcttgctagtggtctatcaattttgttgatcttttcataaaaccaactcctggattcattgattttttggagggttttttgtgtctccatttccttcagttctgctctgatcttatttattgccttctgctagcttttgaatgtgtttgcccttgcttctctagttcttttaattgtgatgttagggtgtcaattttagatctttcctgctttctcttgtgggcatttagtactataaatttccctctacacactgctttagatgtgtcccacagattctggtatgttgtatctttgttctcattggtttcaaagaacatctttatttctgccttcatttcgttatgtacccagtagtcattcaggagcaggttgttcagtttccatgtagttgagcggttttgagtgagtttcttaaccttaagttctagttttattgcactgtggtctgagagacagtttgttataatttctgtttttttacatttgctgaggagtgctttacttccaactatgtggtcaattttggagtaagtgtgatgtggtgctgagaagaacgtatattctgttgatttggggtggacagttctgtagatgtctattaggactgcttggtgcagagttgagttcaattcctggatatccttgttaactttctgtctcgttgatctgtctaatgttgacagtggggtgttaaagtcttccattattattgtatgggagtctaagtctctttgtaagtctctaaagacttgctttatgaatctgggtgctcctgtattgggtgcatatatatttaggatagttagctcttcctgatgatttgatccctttaccattatgtaatggccttctttgtctcttttgatctttgatggtttaaagtctgttttatcagagactaggattgcaacccctgctttttttgttttcatttgcttggtagatcttcctccatccctttattttgagcctgtgtgtgtctctgcatgtgagatgagtctcctgaatacagcaaactgatgggtcttgactctttatccaatttgccagtctgtgtcttttaattggaccatttagttcatttacatttaaggttaatattattatgtgtgaacttgaacctgtcattatgatattacctgattattttgctcattagttgatgcagtttcttcctagcatcgatggactttacattttggcatgtttttgcagtggctggtaccagttgttcctttccacgtttagtgcttccttcaggatctcttgtagggcaggcctggtggtgacaaaatctcgaagcatttgcttgtctgtaaaggattttatttctccttcacttatgaaacttagtttgactggatatgaaattctgggttaaaaattcttttctttaagaatgttgaatattggcccccactctcttctggcttgtagagtttctgccgagagatctgctgttagtctgatgggcttccctttgtgggtaacccgacctttctctctggctgcccttagcattttttccttcatttcaactttggtgaatctgacaattatgtgtcttggagttgctcttctcgaggagtatctttgtggcattctctgtatttcccaaatttgaatattggcctgccttactaggttgggggagttctcctggatgatatcgtgcagagtgttttccaacttggttccattttcctcatcactttcaggcacaccaatcagacatagatttggtcttttcacataattccatatttcttggaggttttgttcatttctttttactcttttttctctacacttctcttctcacttcatttcattcatttgatcttcaatcactgatactctttcttccagttgatcgagtcagttactgaagcttgtgcatttgtcacgtagttcttgtgtcatggttttcatctctatcagttcttttaaggtcttctctgcattgattattctagttatccattcatccattcttttttcaaggtttttagtttctttgcactggttatgtagttcctcctttagctctgagaagtttgattgactgaaggcttcttctctcaactcgtcaaagtcattctccgtccagctttgttccattgttggtggtgagctgtgttcctttggagggggatatgcgctctgattttttgaatttccagcttttctgcactgctttttccccatctttgtggttttatctgcctttggtctttgatgatggtgacgtactgatgggggttttggtgtgggtctcctttctgtttgttagttttccttctaacagtcaggaccctcagttgcaggtctgttggagtttgcttgaggttcactccagatcctctttgcctgggtatcagcagcggaggctgcagaagatagaatattgctgaacagcaagtgttgctgtctgattcttgctctggaagcttcatctcaggggtgtacccagctgtgtgaggtgtgaggtgtcggtctgcacctagtgggggatatctcccagttaggctactcagggatcagggacccacttgagcaggcagtctgtccgttctcagatctcaacctccgtgctgggagaaccactgctctcttcaaagctgtcagacagggacttttatatctgcagaggtttctgctgctttttgtttagctatgccctgtccctagaggtggagtctacagaggcaagcaggcctccttgagctgcagtgggctccacccaattcaagcttcccggtggctttgtttacctacttaagcctcagcaatggcaggtgccacTCCACCAGACTCACTgttgccttgcagttagatctcagactgctgtgctagcaatgagggaggctctgtgggcatgggaccctccgggccaggtgtgggatataatctcctggtgtgccatttgctaagacccttggtaaagcacagtattagggtgggagttgcccgattttccaggtgttgtgtgtttcaatttcccttggctaggaaaaggaattcccttcccccttgtgcttcccaggtgaggcgatgcctcgccctgcttcagctcttgctggtcaggctgcacccatGGACCAGCATTGACTgtccgacacgccccagtgagatgaacctggtacctcagttgaaaatgcaaaaatcacccatcttctgtgttgctcacgctgggagctggaggctggagctgttcctattcagccatcttgggtgtCCCCCgatgtacttttaattttttgtttttttaaagatggggtattgctgtgtcacccaggctgcagtggtgtgatcatagctcactgcaacctcaaactcctgggtaatcaagtgatcctcccacctcagcctccaagtcgCTAGGAcaataggcatgtgccaccatgcctggctaattttttcttttctttttctttttttgtagagacagggtcttgcttcactgcccaggctggtctcaaactcctgacttcaagccatctgcccaccttagccttccaaagtgctgggattataggcatgaactgccatgcccagctagctCTAATGCTTTACTAGTCCCACCTATCCTCTATATTTGTATCAAAGAAGCCCTTAAAATATTGACAAGGAAGGAGTGAACTGAGAGAAGCAGGAGGAGATTCTGAGGCAACACTGACAAGTAGGAGTCAGCCCATTATTTcattagtgtgtgtgtatgttatcATTTCATGGAAGAGATAGTggtgaaattatttaaaaacacggtatggccaggcacagtggctcatgcctataatcccagcactttgggaggccaaggtgggaggatcccttgagctcaggagttttaagaccaacgtgggcaacacagcgagacctcatctctacaaaaaatgaacaaaattagctgggcgtggtggtgtgtgcctgtagtcctatctactcaggaggctgaggtggtaggattgcttgagcccaggaggttgaggctgcagtgagctgagattgcgccactcagttcagcctgggtgacagagcaagaccctatctcaaaaaaggagcaaataaaaacagcaaaaatacaaGGTATTAATAATTTTCTGGATGACACTGAGGAGGACTCATTGTTAGAAAATAGTGATAACTCACTTTTAAAGCAATAAAGTGCTTCTATGGTTCTGTGATGAAGAAAAGTCAGGATTCCAGGGATTACAATGAGTTTTCATGCTTAAGGAATGAAGATTTTGTAGATTTTAGAGATAATTCATCTTTaggatttttttgtctttttacattTCTAGTAGAAGTCATTAATTGTTTCCTTGTTGGACATTGGCATATGAATATTCAGTAAATATGAATTTTTACTGTATTCATAAGTCATTAGAAATccttcatatttataattttattttatgctttgtatctatttttattgaaatatttatgtgTCTCAGCAGTAGGCTTTTGGAAAGTTACCTTTATCTCCTCTCCCATTTGGGCCCTTGTGggtttatgattttattttgtgttttaaattaacttatttactttgagacagggtctctcactttTTAGCCCAGGCTACAtggctcccaggctcaagtggtcctcctacctcagccttctgagtagctgggaccacaggcgcacaccaccacaccagctacttttttgattttttgtacagatgaggtcttactgtgctgcccaggttggtctcaaactcctgagctgaagtgaccatcttagcctcccaaagtgttgggattacaggtgtaagccaccgtgcctggccttggtTTATGCCtttacatgcatacatgcacCAAAAAAATTTACTGTAGTTTTAGTCGGGGCTCAGCGAGAAGTGAAAATAAAGTCATGTAATTTTCCATCCCTACCCTGAACTCccacttgttttaaaatttaatggtgTTGATCTTTAATGATTtatgttttatggttttatgtcttgTTTAAGAAACTCTTTTTGGCCaagcagagtggctcatgcctgtaatcccagcactttgggaggctgaggcagatggatcgcttgagctcaggagttcaagaccagcttgggcaacacagtgagacccggtctccatttcatttaaaaaaaaagtgattttatacCTCGAAGTTATAAACACATtcacctatattttcttctatgtatatcttaaacatgatgttttgaatCCATCTCATATGATGAAGAATTTGAAAGGTAATGTCAAGATAGAggtattttaaaaagggaagggCATTAGAacctttaagaaaaacaaaaagctgagtGACAAAGGAAAAGTGATCTACTTTGGTCTGCAGAGAACATTTATATAGTCAAAATAATGTAATATGTGATAACACATATTATGTAATAGTAATCCACAATAATATAAACTGTAATTATGATCTAAATGTGATAATATAATCATGATCTAAATATCATGGTATGACTATATTTAGAGGATGCAGTGACAGGAGAGTTGGCAAGAGAGTTAAATCTTCACTTTTTATAGTAGGAAGTCATCTGGTAATGTTTAAAATAGGTAAATCAAGAAACAGAGGTATAGGCAAAGTACTTAGACATATGGCACTAAGAAATAGCCTAAGAGTTAAAATTGTAGGAAATGATGTTCAGAATAAACCTTTTGGTACTTTTGGATGTATTTTTTAACTGTGAGTGTGTATTATGTGTTGTTTTTTGAGTTATGCATcaagagaataagaaagaaaagagaaagaacaggacAATGTTGTCAAAGATGAAGGCAGACAAGGAGAGTGGCCACTCATGATCTGATGGAATAAATAATGTATTGCATGCCTCTCAGAGCAGGGCTTGAGGCAAATACCAGGCATGCAGGTGTGGCAGGAGAATTTAGTGAAATAgggaattttgtttttgtctgcctttttcttttcactaTAGAGTAGGCAAGAGTTTTGGCAGGGCTGGGAGTGATGTCCTGATGTCAAAGTGAGCCTGATGTCAAAGGCTTTTTGTAAATGTCTTAAACCAGGGGAAAATGCCAGGCatagaggctcacacctgtaatcccagcaacttggagcctgaggcaggaggatcccttgagcccaggagtttgaggttacagtgagctatgatcctacctttgcacttcagcctggaccacagagcaagcctcatgtcttaaaaaaaaaaaaaaaaaagaaagtaaacttgGGGAAGAGGTTATGCCCTGGAggggctgaggagagggagaTAATTCTTTAGGACTGCAAAGGGATTAGTGTGTACATCCAGCCAGAGTGGGCACTGGACTCTAATTTCTGGCTGTGATGGGGCAAGTGACAGGACTGTTGAGTAGATGGCTTCAGGGGGTATCTGGGGAGGCCAAGTCCAAGCCCAGAGGCTGTCATATCTGAATTCTTATGTCTCAAATGTGGAGTCTAGGACTTGAAGAAATATACCTGCTGGACCCACAGGGGTCAGAACACTTATTGGTGAGAATGATGTCCAATTATGAGATGGCGTGGGAGGTAGGTAGGAGGCCTCCCGTGGGCCTTGAGGTTTCCGTGACCTTTGCATAACCCTTGGCAGATGGGATCCCCCAAGAGTGCCTGGTGTTGAATTTCTCATCAGAACTCTAATGCAGTAGCTTGTAGTAGGAATTAAGTTCATTTAAGGAACATATCAAAATGTAGTATTTCTTGCATATCTGAGTTTATAGATTAATTTAACACCTGCTGCCCTAGGACAGGTAGGGGAGAGGCCCTGTCTTCACCTGCTGCAAGAGGAGCAGACAAGCCAATACTTGCAGATGTTAGGATAGGTGGTAAGTGCTGTGGCATACTCAGGTGCCTACAAAAGGAAAAAGTGACGGAGCAGCCACTTCTAGCTTCTGAAGTTCctacctttcttcttctttttcttcttcttttttttcctgagacagagtcttgctcttgtcacccagactggagtgcaatggcatatctcagctcactgcaagctctgactcccaggttcaagtatttctcctgactcagcctcccgagtagccgagattacaggtgcctgccacaatgcccagctaatttttgtacttttagtagagacggggtttcaccatgttggccaagctggtctcgaactcctgacctcgtgatctgcctgcctcggcctcccaaagtgctgggattacaggcatgagccactgtgcccagtctcgaGGTTCCTACCTTTCTCGCCCTTCCCCAGGATCTGTTCCCTTCTTTCTCACATTGCCCGGCCCAATCTGATGGCCTCTTCTCTCCCTGCCTGGAAGTGAGTGGGGATATAGAAGGGTCTTCACTCTGGGGAGGAAGAGGTAAAGGAGAGCCATCTGGGGCCTTCCAGGAGAGGAGACTGATTCACACCTGAATCCTGGGGTTCTGAAAACCTGATCCAGGAGACTTATTCCTTGACTTCAAGGGGTTTAAGGGACTAAAGTAGTCTGGATCTCAgccaggaaagaaaggaggggagaaaaaGGGAGGAGGTTTTTCCATCTGGAAGGAGGCTGAGCAAGTCCAGGGGCCCagatagaaacagaaagagagcACAACAGCCCCATTAAACAAAGAGGAGAGGTCGAGGCCCGAGCTTCACTGAATAGGGCTGAAGCAAGTCCCCTTGGGTCTTTGCCTTCCGTGGGCTCTCTCAGGGCTGGAACTGTGCTAGGGTAGGTTTAAATATAACTTGTGTTTGTCTGTGTTATAGATGGGCCCAAGCCACAGCTTCGCTCCTAGGGACCCTTCCAAAGAACTACTTGGAGGGTCTTATTGACTAGTTcccagggaaaggagaggaagtcTCTGGGATAGCTGGGAAAAGGTCTGAAGGTCATGGAAAAGATCTGAAGGTCACTCCTGGAGTTAGTGCTGAACAGATTCAGGGTCTCAGAGGCCTGCAGAGCTGTTGGGGATGTGTGCTCCATGTCCACCATCTCTCCATTGGCAGGATTCCTCAGAAGACCGGGTCCTACCCTGTCCATCAACCTCCATTTAACTGCCTAGGGGTGTGGGCACCCGAGAGGCAAGGAAACTCTTGGGGTAGATGGGAATATAGCATGTGTGACCCCACCTTGTAGGGGCTTTGGCATCCCGGTGGACATAAACACATGGGAACAGGTACTTGGGTGGGAGGCCGGAACAGCTTTTTATTCAGTTAGGTATAAGTCATATTTACAAGGAAGAGGCGGGGTACACTGGGGAGCAGTATCAGGTCCAGGGTCCTGGTGATTCTCCTTCGAGGGGACAGTCCTGCTGCCTCCTCTCATGCTCCCTGGGAGAttctccctcctcggcctctctgCGCCTGGCCTGGTGTGGGCAGCTCAGCCATGCAGGGTAGAGCTGGGAATGCAGATGGGGTGGTTAAAGCAGGAGAAAGAGTGTGGTAATGCCAGCATGGGGTGGCTGCTCCAGGGCCCCTGAGCATAGACTCCTTCTTGCCTTTTGGGTTCAGGCTTCAAGCCCTGGTGAGGCTGGTGGGGTCTCCAGGGCTCCAGGCTGCTCACTGGGCTATGGCCCTTTAGGGGTCTGTGACTGCTCAGTCCTGTGAGGGCAGAAGAGAGGTGTGAGGGGCTGACTGAGGCTCCCCTTTACCCACGTCCCTTCAGATTCCTCACCTCTTGCAGCCCTTTCCCTTTTTGCCATTCTTGGGGACCCCCCTGTCCTTCCTGCAACCCTGGGCTGGTTTCCGTGGGGCTGGTGTCTTGTCCAGATGCTGCATCAGCTGCTGCACCCAGAGCTCCTTTGGGTCTGCACATAGCTCTGCCTGAGAGCGCTTTCGGGGCAAGAACCTGCGGGTGGGGGGGCTAGTAAGCCTTCTTAGTCTTGCCCACCATGCCCTCCCACCCCGTCACCAGCCTGTACCGACCCCTTTGTGTCCACTCACAGGATAGCTGGGATGGAGCAGCCTAAGCTTGGTTCCTGCTTCCGGTAGCTGCGGACAACCTTGGCGGGAATCTTCCTTTGGCTGTACTTGAGGCAGCAGTCCTGAGCCCCTCCATCACTGCCT encodes:
- the LOC105485700 gene encoding C-C motif chemokine 21 translates to MAQSLALSLLILVLAFGIPGTQGSDGGAQDCCLKYSQRKIPAKVVRSYRKQEPSLGCSIPAILFLPRKRSQAELCADPKELWVQQLMQHLDKTPAPRKPAQGCRKDRGVPKNGKKGKGCKRTEQSQTPKGP